Proteins from a genomic interval of Candidatus Cloacimonadaceae bacterium:
- a CDS encoding adenylate/guanylate cyclase domain-containing protein — protein sequence MKRYAPILFPLAILLLIKFLFIFDFFDKLEYLSQDQMFRIRGAKDVSGDLVIVAIDDASFSSLDMTWPFPRNLHAKLIENLNRAGVRQIVFDVEFTESGDSAADLHLAETAARYNNVIFAGKLIHSSDQGVHVQKLEPIRPISERGLSWGIVNIDTDDDSVIRRYTLFEPFDQERVYTLGIASLANHRVYQPNWTDHIRIEKGKLQVIDKAIPIVNDKKALINYYGPNETFLTLSYASILDDSLLIMPGQIVDGTPNEIDEYYDILNSGILEGKTVLVGATTAELHDNFATPFSGRVLTPGVEIHANFIEMVHQGDYLSRLNLWLYLLGEFILLLLLWFVYRKLRPQLGAVLLIGLIVMQGVLAYQLFARQSIIIPVVQSMLVFILVYVAALLNHYIETMKEKRFIRTAFQQYMAPELVNELLRSPQKLAYGGSLQEITVLFSDIRSFTTYSENHKPEETVQILKEYLTAMVEIIVRNKGILDKFVGDEIMALFGTPVPLPNHALCACRVALEMRERLTEMQQGWAAEGRESFEIGIGINTGYAVVGNLGSEQIFDYTAIGDTINLGARLEGLNKEYDTAKHIIISEFTLEHVQDMVEVNFIDEVKVKGKNKAVKVYELVRIL from the coding sequence GTGAAGAGATACGCCCCGATCCTCTTCCCCCTCGCGATCTTATTGTTGATCAAGTTTTTATTTATCTTTGATTTCTTCGACAAGCTCGAATATCTTTCCCAGGATCAAATGTTTCGTATCCGCGGCGCAAAAGACGTTTCCGGCGACCTCGTCATCGTTGCTATCGATGATGCAAGTTTCAGTTCTTTGGATATGACATGGCCCTTCCCGAGAAACTTGCATGCCAAACTGATCGAAAACCTGAACCGGGCAGGCGTGCGGCAGATCGTCTTTGACGTCGAATTCACCGAAAGTGGGGATTCCGCTGCCGACTTGCACTTGGCAGAAACCGCAGCGCGATACAACAATGTCATCTTTGCCGGAAAGCTCATTCACAGCAGCGATCAGGGTGTGCATGTGCAGAAATTGGAGCCCATCCGCCCCATCTCCGAGAGAGGTCTTTCCTGGGGAATCGTCAATATCGACACCGATGACGATAGCGTCATCCGCCGCTATACTTTGTTTGAACCCTTCGATCAGGAACGGGTCTATACCCTCGGCATCGCTTCCTTGGCAAACCACCGTGTCTATCAACCCAATTGGACGGATCACATCAGGATCGAAAAAGGCAAGCTGCAGGTGATCGACAAAGCTATTCCGATCGTGAACGACAAGAAAGCGCTGATCAACTATTACGGTCCGAATGAAACCTTCCTAACCCTCTCCTATGCAAGCATTTTGGATGATTCTCTCTTGATCATGCCAGGCCAGATCGTGGATGGCACGCCAAACGAAATAGACGAATATTATGACATCCTGAATAGCGGTATCCTGGAGGGAAAAACCGTCCTCGTGGGTGCCACGACCGCCGAACTGCACGACAATTTTGCCACGCCTTTCAGCGGTAGAGTCCTCACCCCAGGAGTTGAGATCCATGCCAACTTCATCGAAATGGTGCATCAAGGGGATTATCTTTCACGTCTCAATCTCTGGCTCTATCTGCTTGGGGAGTTTATCCTCCTGCTTCTGCTCTGGTTTGTCTATAGAAAACTGAGACCCCAATTGGGCGCGGTTTTGCTCATTGGCTTGATTGTTATGCAAGGCGTGCTCGCGTATCAACTCTTTGCCAGGCAGAGTATTATCATCCCGGTGGTGCAGAGCATGCTCGTTTTCATCCTCGTCTATGTGGCGGCACTGCTCAACCACTATATCGAGACGATGAAGGAAAAACGCTTTATTCGCACCGCTTTCCAGCAATACATGGCTCCGGAACTGGTCAACGAACTCCTCCGTTCTCCCCAAAAACTTGCGTATGGCGGCTCCTTGCAGGAGATCACCGTTCTCTTTTCGGATATCCGATCCTTCACCACCTACTCTGAAAACCACAAACCCGAGGAAACTGTTCAGATCCTCAAGGAATATCTTACTGCAATGGTGGAAATCATCGTCCGCAACAAAGGCATCCTCGATAAATTTGTCGGCGATGAAATAATGGCGCTTTTCGGCACACCCGTGCCCCTGCCAAATCATGCTTTGTGCGCCTGCAGAGTGGCTTTGGAAATGCGCGAACGCCTCACTGAAATGCAGCAAGGCTGGGCAGCAGAAGGACGCGAAAGTTTCGAGATCGGCATCGGAATCAACACCGGCTACGCCGTCGTCGGAAACCTTGGCTCTGAGCAGATATTCGACTATACGGCGATCGGTGATACCATCAATCTCGGTGCCCGCCTGGAAGGACTGAACAAAGAGTATGACACCGCCAAACACATCATCATCAGCGAGTTCACTCTCGAACATGTCCAGGATATGGTGGAAGTGAATTTCATCGACGAAGTGAAGGTCAAAGGCAAAAATAAGGCGGTGAAAGTCTATGAGTTGGTCAGGATATTGTGA